In Deltaproteobacteria bacterium, one genomic interval encodes:
- a CDS encoding deoxynucleoside kinase — protein MKTGPTIKQRYICIDGPIAVGKTTLTLKLAEYIGAKTVLEEFDDNPFLREFYLDPDKVAFQTQVYFLLARFKQQEKLRQQDLFNRSMVSDYLFAKDRIFAYMNLEREEAALYERIYDLVRPQLLQPDLVIYLHAQPETLVDRLKKRGRTYENTVERTYLEELMQGYNHFFAHYDETPLLILDTSKVNFDANDDDFQQLLELIANTTEGTHRHTLTPRV, from the coding sequence ATGAAAACGGGCCCTACAATCAAACAGCGCTACATCTGTATCGATGGCCCGATAGCTGTTGGTAAGACGACTCTGACGCTCAAATTAGCGGAATATATCGGCGCTAAGACGGTACTCGAAGAATTCGATGACAACCCCTTCCTACGTGAGTTTTACCTCGACCCAGACAAAGTGGCATTTCAAACTCAAGTCTACTTTCTGCTCGCTAGATTCAAACAACAAGAAAAGCTTCGGCAACAAGACCTCTTCAATCGCTCTATGGTCAGCGACTACCTCTTCGCCAAAGACCGTATTTTTGCCTACATGAATCTAGAAAGAGAAGAAGCAGCTCTTTATGAACGCATCTACGATTTGGTGCGCCCTCAGCTCCTTCAGCCGGATTTAGTCATTTACCTTCACGCCCAGCCAGAAACGCTCGTCGACCGCTTAAAAAAGCGCGGTCGCACCTATGAAAATACGGTTGAGCGTACCTATCTTGAAGAACTGATGCAGGGTTACAATCACTTTTTTGCCCACTACGATGAAACACCGCTTCTGATTTTAGATACCTCTAAGGTAAACTTTGATGCCAATGATGACGACTTTCAACAACTCCTCGAACTCATCGCCAACACCACAGAAGGAACGCATCGCCACACGCTCACCCCACGGGTCTAA